One Nitrospirae bacterium YQR-1 DNA window includes the following coding sequences:
- a CDS encoding LysR family transcriptional regulator, with translation MEDYKLRVFCTVAELKSFSKASEIIHLTQPAVSAQIQVIEEYYGTKLFDRTTNSIALTPAGEILYRYAKDILSLYGDAEKKICKITGLTKGSIRVGASLTIGNYLIPQIIADFMKINPRARVNLKIGNTKKIVDMINTSSVDIGFVESDMKGQKFIVEIKGDNRIIGIPAYYPSLIAAYGS, from the coding sequence ATGGAAGACTATAAGTTAAGAGTTTTTTGCACGGTAGCGGAGCTGAAGAGTTTTTCAAAAGCCTCTGAGATAATCCATCTGACTCAACCGGCGGTAAGCGCCCAGATACAGGTCATTGAGGAGTATTACGGCACAAAACTCTTTGACCGGACAACAAACAGCATAGCGCTGACCCCTGCCGGTGAGATTCTCTACAGGTATGCCAAAGACATTTTATCCCTGTACGGGGACGCAGAAAAGAAGATATGTAAGATTACAGGGCTGACAAAGGGCAGCATTCGGGTAGGGGCAAGCCTGACAATAGGAAATTACCTCATTCCGCAGATTATTGCCGACTTTATGAAAATCAACCCGAGGGCACGGGTTAATCTTAAAATCGGAAACACCAAAAAAATAGTGGATATGATAAACACCTCAAGCGTGGATATCGGCTTTGTTGAGTCGGATATGAAGGGGCAGAAATTTATTGTTGAAATTAAAGGAGATAATAGGATAATTGGGATCCCTGCTTATTATCCCTCTCTTATAGCGGCGTATGGGTCGA